A single Tuberibacillus sp. Marseille-P3662 DNA region contains:
- the murC gene encoding UDP-N-acetylmuramate--L-alanine ligase — MTIYHFVGIKGTGMSPLAQILHDMNETVQGSDVEKRFFTQKALEDRNIPIMTFDKNNINENLTVIAGNAFPDHHEEIQQARELGIPLYRYFDFLGEFARQFTSVAVTGTHGKTSTTGLLSHVFKDYLPTSYLIGDGTGYAANNSQYFIFEACEYRRHFLAYDPDYSIITNIDYDHTDYFSDLEDVVQAFQELALKVKKGVIACGDDAHLQSIKINVPVIYYGLDEENDFQARNIERSEHGTTFDVLVRNDYYGTFTIPQHGTHNVLNALAVIAFCHYQGVPTELLKARLASFHGVKRRFTEKLWGNQVIVDDYAHHPTEISATIDAAKNKYPEREIVAIFQPHTYTRTKTFMDDFATSLEATDEVYLCDIFGSAREDSGELTIEDLQQKIPGAQIISEADIDTLSQHDAAVLLFMGAGDIQKYQAAYENAHPQK; from the coding sequence ATGACGATATACCATTTTGTAGGCATTAAGGGTACAGGCATGAGTCCTTTGGCGCAGATTTTACATGATATGAACGAAACAGTTCAAGGTTCAGATGTAGAGAAGCGTTTTTTTACTCAAAAGGCATTGGAAGACCGAAATATTCCAATCATGACTTTCGATAAAAATAACATCAATGAAAATTTAACTGTGATTGCAGGCAACGCTTTTCCGGATCATCATGAGGAAATTCAGCAGGCAAGAGAGTTAGGAATTCCGCTTTATCGTTATTTTGATTTTCTAGGTGAATTTGCCCGTCAATTTACGAGTGTCGCTGTGACGGGGACGCACGGAAAGACATCGACAACAGGGTTATTAAGCCATGTCTTTAAAGACTATTTGCCGACGTCTTATCTAATTGGCGACGGGACGGGATACGCCGCTAACAATAGTCAGTATTTCATATTTGAGGCGTGTGAATATCGCCGTCATTTTCTCGCATATGATCCTGATTACAGTATTATAACAAATATCGATTATGACCATACCGATTATTTTTCGGATTTAGAGGATGTTGTGCAGGCATTTCAAGAGTTAGCATTAAAAGTTAAAAAAGGCGTGATTGCCTGCGGTGATGATGCTCATCTCCAGAGCATCAAAATCAATGTTCCTGTCATTTATTATGGTTTGGATGAAGAAAATGATTTTCAGGCAAGAAACATCGAACGATCAGAGCATGGAACAACATTTGATGTCCTTGTGAGAAATGATTATTACGGGACATTTACCATTCCTCAACACGGAACCCATAACGTGTTAAATGCTTTAGCTGTGATTGCTTTCTGTCATTATCAAGGCGTACCTACCGAACTTTTAAAGGCACGTTTAGCTTCTTTTCATGGAGTCAAACGCCGGTTTACCGAAAAATTATGGGGGAATCAAGTTATTGTTGATGACTATGCCCATCATCCAACCGAGATTAGTGCTACGATTGATGCAGCCAAGAATAAGTATCCCGAACGTGAGATTGTGGCCATATTCCAGCCGCACACGTATACAAGAACGAAGACCTTCATGGACGATTTCGCAACATCCTTGGAGGCAACTGATGAGGTCTATTTGTGTGATATTTTTGGTTCTGCACGCGAAGATAGCGGGGAATTAACTATTGAAGATTTGCAGCAGAAAATACCTGGTGCGCAGATTATTTCTGAAGCAGATATTGACACCTTAAGTCAGCACGATGCTGCCGTTCTTCTATTTATGGGTGCTGGTGATATCCAGAAGTATCAGGCCGCCTATGAAAATGCTCATCCGCAAAAATAG
- a CDS encoding DUF948 domain-containing protein: MEVILYLSVALLALAFAILVYFVAQTLKSVQKTLLNVSRTMDRVQQQMQGVTHETTELIHKTNKMADDAYEKSQHLNSVFQSVESLGDSVKKVNSSVDTITDTVKSKSEKHSEQIARVMQWGEAAIDLWGKWKVRNPESSNSVRGRNTGDE, encoded by the coding sequence GTGGAGGTCATTCTTTATCTTAGTGTCGCTTTGCTAGCCCTTGCTTTTGCCATATTGGTTTATTTTGTTGCTCAAACGTTAAAATCCGTTCAAAAAACGTTGTTAAATGTGTCGCGGACTATGGATCGTGTGCAACAACAAATGCAAGGGGTGACACATGAAACCACAGAATTAATACATAAAACCAATAAAATGGCTGACGATGCTTATGAAAAGTCTCAGCATTTAAACAGTGTTTTTCAATCTGTCGAATCACTCGGTGACTCTGTTAAAAAGGTTAATTCATCCGTTGACACCATCACTGACACAGTTAAAAGTAAGAGTGAGAAACATTCAGAGCAGATTGCCCGCGTTATGCAGTGGGGGGAAGCAGCGATTGATTTGTGGGGAAAATGGAAAGTCCGTAATCCTGAATCGTCAAATTCAGTAAGAGGGAGGAATACCGGCGATGAGTAA
- a CDS encoding YtxH domain-containing protein, with protein sequence MSNGNGKNFVKGAVVGSLVGAVTALLMAPKSGQDLRDDLRSAKDQDGDWTTYAKHKSQDLTRVIADQSNQLLGKVKEWQSIRATNLNNVTSMQNDTTNTYEPGGIEIPKND encoded by the coding sequence ATGAGTAATGGAAATGGGAAAAACTTTGTCAAAGGGGCAGTGGTCGGCAGTCTCGTTGGGGCAGTGACCGCCTTGTTAATGGCACCAAAATCAGGACAAGATCTCCGTGATGATTTGAGGTCTGCCAAAGACCAAGATGGGGATTGGACAACTTATGCCAAGCATAAATCTCAAGATTTGACTCGTGTGATTGCTGATCAATCCAATCAATTACTAGGGAAAGTGAAAGAGTGGCAATCTATCCGTGCGACTAATCTAAACAACGTAACTTCGATGCAAAACGATACAACCAACACGTATGAGCCAGGCGGTATTGAAATTCCTAAAAATGACTAA
- a CDS encoding bifunctional 3-deoxy-7-phosphoheptulonate synthase/chorismate mutase, with the protein MSQNEIEQLRNRIDELNDELLEKINERAKLVQDIGFLKKAQGTPPYDPIRERDIFNDLAEKNNGPFATGTIQHLFKEILKASMELQENDHKKGLLVSRKRKPEDTTVSIGGEQIGDGKQRLIAGPCSVESYEQVKSVAEEVRKHGLPFLRGGAFKPRTSPYDFQGLGLEGLKILKQVGDEYDLSIVSEIVSPKDIETAEDYLDVIQIGARNMQNFELLKEAGKSNKPVFLKRGMSATIDEFMKAAEYIFSAGNEQIVLCERGIRTYEKATRNTLDISAVPILKQETHLPVFVDVTHSTGRKDLLIPTAKAALAIGADGVMAEVHPDPSVALSDAQQQMDFELFNQFISELKTQGLHTFSQV; encoded by the coding sequence ATGAGTCAGAATGAGATTGAGCAGCTGCGAAACAGAATTGATGAGTTAAATGATGAGTTGCTTGAAAAAATTAACGAACGTGCCAAGCTTGTACAAGATATTGGTTTTTTAAAAAAAGCCCAAGGTACGCCGCCGTATGACCCAATACGTGAGCGGGATATTTTCAATGATTTGGCTGAGAAAAATAATGGGCCATTTGCCACGGGGACCATTCAGCATTTATTTAAAGAAATTCTAAAAGCGAGTATGGAGCTGCAAGAAAATGACCATAAAAAAGGTTTGTTGGTGTCACGTAAACGGAAGCCGGAAGACACAACAGTATCCATAGGTGGTGAACAAATTGGAGACGGCAAACAAAGGCTGATAGCCGGGCCGTGTTCGGTTGAAAGTTATGAACAAGTAAAGAGTGTCGCGGAAGAGGTTCGGAAGCATGGATTGCCATTCCTACGCGGCGGAGCATTCAAACCGCGGACATCCCCGTATGACTTCCAGGGGTTGGGTCTTGAAGGGTTAAAGATTTTAAAACAAGTTGGCGATGAATACGATTTATCTATTGTCAGCGAAATTGTGTCTCCTAAAGATATTGAAACCGCTGAAGACTATTTAGATGTGATTCAAATTGGTGCTCGAAATATGCAAAATTTTGAACTGTTGAAAGAGGCGGGCAAATCCAATAAACCTGTTTTCCTAAAGCGGGGAATGTCAGCAACGATTGACGAATTTATGAAGGCGGCTGAATATATTTTCTCAGCCGGAAATGAACAGATTGTCTTATGCGAACGCGGTATTCGAACCTACGAGAAAGCAACAAGAAACACATTGGATATATCAGCTGTTCCGATTCTAAAACAAGAAACACATTTGCCTGTGTTTGTTGATGTTACCCACTCGACCGGGCGGAAAGATTTGCTGATTCCAACGGCCAAAGCAGCGCTTGCGATTGGAGCTGACGGTGTGATGGCTGAAGTTCATCCTGATCCATCTGTGGCGCTTTCGGATGCCCAGCAGCAAATGGATTTCGAGTTGTTTAACCAATTTATTTCCGAATTAAAAACACAGGGGTTACACACCTTTTCTCAAGTCTAA
- the ccpA gene encoding catabolite control protein A, with amino-acid sequence MSATIYDVAREASVSMATVSRVVNGNPNVKPTTRKKVLEAIERLGYRPNAVARGLASKKTTTVGVIIPDISSVFFSELARGIEDIATMYNYNIILSNSDHNKDKELHLLQTLLGKQVDGIVFMGGKITEEHVEEFKNAHVPIVLAATLDESEQVSSVNIDYKQAAYDAVKQLADSGHEDIGFVTGPLKDPMNANYKLQGYKDALEDHQLEYKDHYVAVGDYTYDSGKEAMEQFLALDKHPTAVFSGTDEMALGVIHEIQDQGLNVPGDIEVISSDNTRLAQMVRPTLSTIVQPMYDIGAVAMRLLTKYMNGESVDDPNVVLPHRIEYRQSTT; translated from the coding sequence ATGAGTGCGACGATTTATGATGTTGCTCGTGAAGCAAGTGTTTCCATGGCTACCGTATCCCGTGTGGTTAACGGAAACCCCAATGTCAAGCCGACGACTAGGAAGAAAGTGTTAGAAGCTATAGAAAGATTAGGATATCGTCCGAATGCTGTTGCAAGGGGACTGGCCAGCAAGAAAACGACCACTGTTGGAGTGATTATCCCTGATATCTCAAGTGTTTTCTTTTCAGAGTTAGCAAGGGGTATTGAGGATATTGCGACAATGTATAATTACAATATTATCCTATCTAATTCTGATCATAATAAGGATAAGGAACTTCATCTTCTACAGACGTTATTAGGGAAACAAGTGGACGGTATCGTCTTTATGGGTGGCAAGATTACTGAGGAGCATGTTGAGGAGTTCAAAAATGCGCATGTGCCTATTGTGCTGGCTGCGACGTTGGATGAAAGTGAACAAGTTTCATCGGTTAATATTGACTACAAGCAAGCGGCCTATGATGCCGTCAAACAGCTAGCTGATTCCGGCCATGAAGACATTGGTTTTGTCACGGGTCCGCTGAAAGATCCGATGAATGCCAATTATAAACTTCAAGGTTATAAAGATGCTTTGGAAGACCATCAGCTGGAGTATAAAGACCATTATGTCGCTGTCGGGGATTATACTTATGATTCCGGTAAAGAGGCTATGGAGCAGTTTTTAGCCTTGGACAAGCATCCAACAGCTGTTTTCTCAGGAACGGATGAAATGGCTCTAGGAGTGATTCACGAAATTCAGGATCAAGGGTTAAATGTACCGGGAGATATTGAAGTTATCAGTTCTGATAATACACGATTGGCCCAGATGGTTCGGCCGACATTATCAACAATCGTGCAGCCGATGTACGATATCGGAGCTGTTGCGATGCGATTATTAACGAAATATATGAATGGTGAATCCGTTGATGACCCGAATGTGGTTTTACCTCATCGGATTGAATACCGTCAATCGACTACGTAA